One window from the genome of Musa acuminata AAA Group cultivar baxijiao chromosome BXJ1-4, Cavendish_Baxijiao_AAA, whole genome shotgun sequence encodes:
- the LOC135641014 gene encoding uncharacterized protein LOC135641014 isoform X2, whose product MDLEMKATGPEASLDLLSHAWCNSAIKVFKPTVDECSSMFKDKQIVALENDKRAPSSKGERSFKVDEGDFKSTPQIKLDDLKSWIWLQKAIHPELDYDMCTRQKWFRKIASWNGISIKKWLKEMKQKRKEEKRLHKAEVHAAISVAGVAAALAAIAAEDTEANKQKSLKESAVASAAALVAAQCAQVAEAVGAKREQLSSAINEAVTVTDASNIITLTAAAATSLRGVATLRGRQSHTKKIKGSSPTLLCDEFDFNFERCRALLAKGDEILVATSDGKCRLRSVSAILNKDDKVILKIKKINMLMALTTATECIINELHTNPLGEPTQDANGAYCIEMTTSQGKIDLKINDYVCYKKWITTINHMLMLSITFSRKGHVPLP is encoded by the exons ATGGACTTAGAGATGAAAGCCACAGGGCCTGAAGCATCCCTTGATCTGCTTTCTCATGCCTGGTGCAACTCTGCTATCAAAGTTTTTAAGCCAACTGTAGATGAATGCTCAAGCATGTTCAAGGATAAACAGATTGTGGCACTGGAGAATGACAAGAGAGCTCCTTCGTCG AAGGGTGAAAGAAGCTTCAAAGTGGATGAAGGTGATTTCAAGTCAACTCCACAGATAAAACTTGATGATCTTAAG TCATGGATATGGCTGCAGAAAGCAATACATCCAGAACTGGATTATGACATGTGCACAAGGCAGAAATGG TTTAGAAAAATCGCATCTTGGAATGGGATCTCAATTAAGAAATGGTtaaaggaaatgaagcagaagcgCAAGGAAGAGAAGCGCTTGCATAAAGCCGAAGTGCATGCAGCCATTTCAGTTGCAGGAGTTGCAGCAGCTCTTGCAGCCATTGCAGCAGAAGACACAGAAGCCAACAAACAGAAGTCACTGAAGGAGAGTGCAGTTGCCTCTGCAGCTGCTTTAGTTGCAGCACAATGTGCCCAAGTTGCAGAAGCTGTGGGCGCAAAGCGTGAACAGCTCTCCTCGGCTATTAATGAAGCTGTAACTGTGACCGATGCAAGTAACATCATCACTCTAACTGCTGCTGCAGCAACAT CATTGAGAGGTGTAGCCACACTAAGGGGAAGACAAAGTCACACAAAAAAGATAAAGGGTAGCTCACCAACACTTCTTTGTGATGAATTCGACTTCAACTTTGAGAGGTGCAGAGCATTACTTGCAAAGGGTGATGAGATCCTTGTTGCAACATCAGATG GTAAATGCAGGTTAAGATCAGTCTCAGCTATCTTGAACAAGGATGACAAAGTTATCTTGAAAATCAAAAAGATAAATATGCTAATGGCCCTCACCACTGCAACAGAAT GTATTATAAATGAGTTGCACACAAACCCTCTTGGAGAACCTACCCAGGATGCAAATGGAGCCTATTGCATTGAGATGACGACAAGTCAAGGGAAGATTGATCTCAAGATCAATGACTATGTGTGCTACAAGAAATGGATTACAACCATTAATCATATGCTGATGCTATCAATAACATTCAGCAGAAAAGGACATGTGCCCCTTCCATAA
- the LOC135671985 gene encoding uncharacterized protein LOC135671985, with the protein MADASNFMNSFQILAKALKLLKLNLKLLLPIMLLSTILSSALLFDTRTHLSPLILDPFVMPFPMATNFEDYRDFEFGTTHDIKELLAITIFVLVEHTLYLPTITVTIYAVSAAYSTAAATHLTLSGVMRSLKACFITRLWVTMLELAFNLLLASVIMKSVGIWIFGIVLGVASVLQNYLRVVWVLALVVSVVEDYSGVAALRRALQLVRGNFAQTWRLSVFAFQTGIHFFVAHNLASSLLCRRPIVGVAMSVFSAVGVAFSVMLALAAEVVFYGECKKKRRGVEETAVKGGAGNDVDEASNTHEHQL; encoded by the coding sequence ATGGCTGATGCATCCAACTTCATGAACAGCTTCCAAATCCTTGCAAAGGCCCTCAAGCTTCTGAAACTCAACTTGAAGCTACTGCTCCCCATCATGCTCCTCTCCACCATCCTTTCATCCGCCCTCCTCTTTGATACTCGTACCCATCTTAGTCCTCTCATCTTGGATCCATTCGTCATGCCATTTCCAATGGCCACGAATTTCGAGGACTACAGAGACTTCGAGTTTGGTACGACACATGACATCAAAGAACTACTCGCCATCACCATCTTCGTACTCGTCGAGCACACGCTGTACCTGCCCACGATCACCGTAACAATCTATGCTGTCTCCGCGGCCTACTCCACCGCCGCGGCGACACATCTGACGCTGTCCGGGGTTATGCGGTCGCTGAAGGCATGTTTCATCACAAGACTATGGGTAACCATGCTGGAGTTGGCTTTCAATCTTCTATTAGCATCTGTGATCATGAAGTCGGTGGGGATTTGGATCTTCGGAATTGTACTAGGAGTAGCGTCTGTTTTACAGAACTACTTGCGCGTGGTGTGGGTTCTAGCACTGGTGGTTTCAGTGGTGGAGGATTATTCTGGTGTCGCAGCTCTGAGGAGGGCTCTGCAGCTTGTTCGTGGAAACTTTGCGCAGACATGGCGACTCTCAGTTTTCGCGTTTCAGACGGGTATACATTTCTTTGTAGCTCACAACTTAGCCTCCTCTCTCCTCTGCCGGAGACCGATCGTCGGAGTTGCTATGTCTGTGTTTTCGGCGGTGGGTGTTGCGTTCTCGGTCATGCTTGCGTTGGCAGCGGAAGTGGTGTTCTATGGCGAGTGCAAGAAGAAGAGACGTGGAGTGGAAGAGACTGCCGTGAAAGGAGGTGCAGGCAACGATGTGGATGAGGCCAGCAACACTCATGAGCATCAACTTTGA
- the LOC135641032 gene encoding protein transport protein Sec61 subunit gamma-like, protein MDALDSVVDPLREFAKDSLRLVKRCHKPDRKEFTKVAVRTAIGFVVMGFVGFFVKLIFIPINNIIVGSG, encoded by the exons ATGGACGCTTTGGACTCCGTGGTCGATCCCCTGCGGGAGTTCGCCAAGGACAGCCTTCGCCTCGTCAAACGGTGCCACAAGCCCGACCGCAAGG AGTTCACGAAGGTGGCGGTACGCACGGCGATCGGGTTCGTGGTGATGGGATTCGTTGGGTTCTTCGTCAAGCTGATCTTTATCCCGATCAACAACATCATCGTCGGTTCCGGTTAG
- the LOC135585210 gene encoding transcription termination factor MTERF15, mitochondrial-like, with protein MALMNRSPYFSLLPKALAFVPCCHPADAALFLATHSYSAASGAPQSSFMAEYLVSTCGFDPDQAAKASKLLGRVESRHQPDSVLGFFKSYGFDNTQVKKVISANPRSLLLDVERTLAPKFRALQDLGFSCSDITHLVGSNKHIISQQTQTIVSKIQLLQGLLGSNDFLVKLFKRNRWFLGFSAEKRIQPNIEILRDCGITGQKLSTILRRHPRLIIQKAEVLKALVRDDENLGVACASGTSIQTLKVLHSVSKKNFTAHLEFFKGFGWSEDDFLAAFRKAPTLVAVSLKSLQRKMEFLVNEAGCSPSYLALRPFFLLMSLEKKLMPRHRIVTGLKSRGVCISNLSMATYMIYPEKKFLEKFVNCYKEYPELIELYNVAPKSRTAL; from the coding sequence atggcATTGATGAATAGGTCGCCCTACTTCTCTCTCTTGCCCAAAGCCCTTGCCTTCGTCCCTTGCTGTCATCCGGCCGATGCTGCCCTTTTTCTCGCAACCCATTCTTACTCCGCCGCCTCCGGTGCTCCACAGAGCAGCTTTATGGCTGAATACCTGGTCAGCACCTGTGGCTTCGATCCTGATCAGGCGGCCAAGGCCTCGAAGCTCCTCGGCCGCGTCGAATCCCGCCACCAGCCTGACTCCGTCCTTGGCTTCTTTAAAAGCTACGGTTTTGACAACACCCAGGTGAAAAAGGTCATATCTGCAAACCCCCGGTCTCTTCTCCTCGACGTGGAGAGGACCCTGGCCccaaagtttcgagctttgcaggATCTGGGCTTCTCCTGCTCCGACATCACCCACCTCGTCGGATCGAATAAACACATCATCAGCCAGCAAACCCAGACCATCGTGTCCAAGATCCAATTATTGCAAGGCCTCCTCGGGTCCAACGACTTTTTGGTGAAGTTGTTCAAGAGGAACAGGTGGTTTCTCGGGTTTAGCGCCGAGAAGAGGATCCAGCCTAACATTGAGATTCTAAGGGATTGCGGGATCACGGGTCAGAAGCTCTCAACGATCCTACGGCGCCACCCCCGCCTCATAATCCAGAAGGCTGAAGTCCTGAAGGCGTTAGTCAGGGATGACGAGAATTTGGGAGTAGCTTGTGCCTCGGGGACGTCCATCCAGACTCTCAAGGTGCTCCACAGCGTCAGCAAGAAGAATTTCACGGCTCACTTGGAGTTCTTCAAGGGCTTTGGGTGGTCCGAGGATGATTTCCTTGCTGCATTCAGAAAGGCTCCTACGCTTGTGGCAGTTTCTTTAAAGAGTTTGCAGAGGAAGatggagttcttggtaaatgaaGCTGGATGTTCTCCATCTTATCTTGCACTTCGGccattttttttgttgatgagttTGGAGAAAAAGTTGATGCCAAGGCATCGGATCGTGACAGGCCTGAAGTCTAGGGGAGTTTGCATCAGTAACCTTAGTATGGCTACATACATGATATATCCAGAGAAGAAATTTCTGGAGAAGTTCGTCAACTGCTACAAGGAGTATCCAGAACTCATTGAGTTGTATAATGTAGCCCCCAAAAGCAGAACTGCACTTTGA
- the LOC135641019 gene encoding probable E3 ubiquitin-protein ligase XBOS32 isoform X2: MGFLGIMGNSFGCSASGERLVSAARDGDLQEAKALLEYNPRLARYSTFGVRNSPLHYSAAQGHHEIVSLLIESGVDINLRNIRGQTALMQACQYGHWEVVQTLILFKANIHRTDYLNGGTALHFASLNGHTRCIRLLLADYIPSAPNFWNMMRGKSTRESSTPDFDKSALSKFVNQKADGGITALHMSALNGHAESVHLLLDLGASIFEVTVEDGSTIDLIGAGSTPLHYAACGGNAVCCQVLIARGASLTAENANGWTPLMVARSWHRNWIEGILSKRPDGRIKILPSPYLSLPLMSIIRIAREVGWRGTNQSPACIDPCVVCLERRCTVAAEGCNHEFCTRCALYLCSTNSTSTVVPGPPGSIPCPLCRHAIVSFFKIPGMSPIRELPRTSLSLSLCATCPAVDGSDSTASMATQLCKPDFHCTRVPPLGSSSFRSGSSLRRSASQRESSTRSCLFAFSPIVDTSNGS, translated from the exons ATGGGATTTCTTGGAATCATGGGGAATTCCTTCGGGTGCTCCGCATCAGGGGAGCGTCTGGTCTCGGCGGCGAGAGATGGGGATCTGCAGGAGGCCAAAGCCCTCTTGGAATACAATCCCCGGCTTGCCCGGTATTCAACCTTTGGCGTTCGGAATTCGCCCCTTCATTACTCTGCAGCTCAGGGCCACCATGAG ATTGTCTCTCTTTTGATCGAATCTGGAGTTGACATTAATCTAAGGAATATACGAGGACAG ACTGCACTGATGCAAGCTTGTCAATATGGTCATTGGGAGGTTGTTCAGACTCTAATTCTCTTCAAAGCTAAT ATTCACAGAACAGATTATCTCAATGGTGGAACAGCTCTCCACTTTGCATCTCTAAATGGCCACACACGTTGCATCCGTCTTCTCCTTGCCGACTATATTCCTAGTGCACCAAACTTTTGGAATATGATGAGGGGAAAATCAACCCGAGAGTCTTCTACTCCTGACTTTGACAAGAG TGCCTTGTCTAAGTTCGTTAACCAAAAGGCAGATGGAGGAATCACGGCCCTTCATATGTCAGCACTAAATGGGCATGCAGAGTCAGTGCACTTACTATTGGATTTGGGTGCTTCTATTTTTGAGGTCACAGTGGAAGATGGGTCAACAATTGACTTGATAG GTGCTGGAAGCACACCACTTCATTATGCTGCTTGTGGTGGAAATGCTGTGTGTTGTCAA GTTCTTATTGCCAGAGGAGCTAGCTTGACTGCTGAAAATGCAAATGG CTGGACTCCTTTAATGGTAGCCCGTTCATGGCATCGAAATTGGATTGAGGGCATTCTAAGTAAACGACCTGATGGTCGTATAAAGATTCTTCCTTCTCCATACTTATCTCTTCCCCTCATGAGCATCATAAGGATTGCTAG AGAAGTTGGTTGGAGGGGCACAAATCAGTCACCTGCATGCATCGATCCATGTGTTGTTTGCTTGGAAAGGAGATGCACCGTAGCTGCTGAAG GATGTAATCATGAGTTCTGCACCAGATGTGCCCTTTACCTGTGTTCCACCAATAGCACGTCCACTGTCGTGCCAGGTCCACCAGGATCAATACCATGCCCCCTTTGCCGGCACGCTATTGTCTCATTTTTCAAGATTCCTGGGATGAGCCCGATCAGGGAGCTGCCGCGAACAAGCTTATCCTTATCTCTGTGTGCTACGTGTCCAGCTGTGGATGGATCGGATTCTACCGCTTCCATGGCTACTCAGCTCTGCAAGCCTGACTTCCATTGCACGCGGGTGCCACCTCTGGGTTCCTCTTCTTTCAG GTCCGGGTCCAGTTTGAGACGATCGGCTTCTCAGCGGGAGAGCAGCACCAGATCATGTCTTTTTGCCTTCAGCCCCATCGTCGACACTTCTAACGGCAGCTAA
- the LOC135641019 gene encoding probable E3 ubiquitin-protein ligase XBOS32 isoform X1 — MGFLGIMGNSFGCSASGERLVSAARDGDLQEAKALLEYNPRLARYSTFGVRNSPLHYSAAQGHHEIVSLLIESGVDINLRNIRGQTALMQACQYGHWEVVQTLILFKANIHRTDYLNGGTALHFASLNGHTRCIRLLLADYIPSAPNFWNMMRGKSTRESSTPDFDKSALSKFVNQKADGGITALHMSALNGHAESVHLLLDLGASIFEVTVEDGSTIDLIGAGSTPLHYAACGGNAVCCQVLIARGASLTAENANGWTPLMVARSWHRNWIEGILSKRPDGRIKILPSPYLSLPLMSIIRIAREVGWRGTNQSPACIDPCVVCLERRCTVAAEGCNHEFCTRCALYLCSTNSTSTVVPGPPGSIPCPLCRHAIVSFFKIPGMSPIRELPRTSLSLSLCATCPAVDGSDSTASMATQLCKPDFHCTRVPPLGSSSFRSLSCQRFPSMKLHSMLCMGVPETSPCLIRCCRSGSSLRRSASQRESSTRSCLFAFSPIVDTSNGS; from the exons ATGGGATTTCTTGGAATCATGGGGAATTCCTTCGGGTGCTCCGCATCAGGGGAGCGTCTGGTCTCGGCGGCGAGAGATGGGGATCTGCAGGAGGCCAAAGCCCTCTTGGAATACAATCCCCGGCTTGCCCGGTATTCAACCTTTGGCGTTCGGAATTCGCCCCTTCATTACTCTGCAGCTCAGGGCCACCATGAG ATTGTCTCTCTTTTGATCGAATCTGGAGTTGACATTAATCTAAGGAATATACGAGGACAG ACTGCACTGATGCAAGCTTGTCAATATGGTCATTGGGAGGTTGTTCAGACTCTAATTCTCTTCAAAGCTAAT ATTCACAGAACAGATTATCTCAATGGTGGAACAGCTCTCCACTTTGCATCTCTAAATGGCCACACACGTTGCATCCGTCTTCTCCTTGCCGACTATATTCCTAGTGCACCAAACTTTTGGAATATGATGAGGGGAAAATCAACCCGAGAGTCTTCTACTCCTGACTTTGACAAGAG TGCCTTGTCTAAGTTCGTTAACCAAAAGGCAGATGGAGGAATCACGGCCCTTCATATGTCAGCACTAAATGGGCATGCAGAGTCAGTGCACTTACTATTGGATTTGGGTGCTTCTATTTTTGAGGTCACAGTGGAAGATGGGTCAACAATTGACTTGATAG GTGCTGGAAGCACACCACTTCATTATGCTGCTTGTGGTGGAAATGCTGTGTGTTGTCAA GTTCTTATTGCCAGAGGAGCTAGCTTGACTGCTGAAAATGCAAATGG CTGGACTCCTTTAATGGTAGCCCGTTCATGGCATCGAAATTGGATTGAGGGCATTCTAAGTAAACGACCTGATGGTCGTATAAAGATTCTTCCTTCTCCATACTTATCTCTTCCCCTCATGAGCATCATAAGGATTGCTAG AGAAGTTGGTTGGAGGGGCACAAATCAGTCACCTGCATGCATCGATCCATGTGTTGTTTGCTTGGAAAGGAGATGCACCGTAGCTGCTGAAG GATGTAATCATGAGTTCTGCACCAGATGTGCCCTTTACCTGTGTTCCACCAATAGCACGTCCACTGTCGTGCCAGGTCCACCAGGATCAATACCATGCCCCCTTTGCCGGCACGCTATTGTCTCATTTTTCAAGATTCCTGGGATGAGCCCGATCAGGGAGCTGCCGCGAACAAGCTTATCCTTATCTCTGTGTGCTACGTGTCCAGCTGTGGATGGATCGGATTCTACCGCTTCCATGGCTACTCAGCTCTGCAAGCCTGACTTCCATTGCACGCGGGTGCCACCTCTGGGTTCCTCTTCTTTCAGGTCATTGAGCTGTCAAAGGTTTCCCTCCATGAAGCTCCACTCCATGCTCTGCATGGGAGTTCCTGAGACAAGCCCATGCCTAATAAGATGCTGCAGGTCCGGGTCCAGTTTGAGACGATCGGCTTCTCAGCGGGAGAGCAGCACCAGATCATGTCTTTTTGCCTTCAGCCCCATCGTCGACACTTCTAACGGCAGCTAA
- the LOC135641014 gene encoding uncharacterized protein LOC135641014 isoform X1 produces the protein MDLEMKATGPEASLDLLSHAWCNSAIKVFKPTVDECSSMFKDKQIVALENDKRAPSSLQKGERSFKVDEGDFKSTPQIKLDDLKSWIWLQKAIHPELDYDMCTRQKWFRKIASWNGISIKKWLKEMKQKRKEEKRLHKAEVHAAISVAGVAAALAAIAAEDTEANKQKSLKESAVASAAALVAAQCAQVAEAVGAKREQLSSAINEAVTVTDASNIITLTAAAATSLRGVATLRGRQSHTKKIKGSSPTLLCDEFDFNFERCRALLAKGDEILVATSDGKCRLRSVSAILNKDDKVILKIKKINMLMALTTATECIINELHTNPLGEPTQDANGAYCIEMTTSQGKIDLKINDYVCYKKWITTINHMLMLSITFSRKGHVPLP, from the exons ATGGACTTAGAGATGAAAGCCACAGGGCCTGAAGCATCCCTTGATCTGCTTTCTCATGCCTGGTGCAACTCTGCTATCAAAGTTTTTAAGCCAACTGTAGATGAATGCTCAAGCATGTTCAAGGATAAACAGATTGTGGCACTGGAGAATGACAAGAGAGCTCCTTCGTCG CTGCAGAAGGGTGAAAGAAGCTTCAAAGTGGATGAAGGTGATTTCAAGTCAACTCCACAGATAAAACTTGATGATCTTAAG TCATGGATATGGCTGCAGAAAGCAATACATCCAGAACTGGATTATGACATGTGCACAAGGCAGAAATGG TTTAGAAAAATCGCATCTTGGAATGGGATCTCAATTAAGAAATGGTtaaaggaaatgaagcagaagcgCAAGGAAGAGAAGCGCTTGCATAAAGCCGAAGTGCATGCAGCCATTTCAGTTGCAGGAGTTGCAGCAGCTCTTGCAGCCATTGCAGCAGAAGACACAGAAGCCAACAAACAGAAGTCACTGAAGGAGAGTGCAGTTGCCTCTGCAGCTGCTTTAGTTGCAGCACAATGTGCCCAAGTTGCAGAAGCTGTGGGCGCAAAGCGTGAACAGCTCTCCTCGGCTATTAATGAAGCTGTAACTGTGACCGATGCAAGTAACATCATCACTCTAACTGCTGCTGCAGCAACAT CATTGAGAGGTGTAGCCACACTAAGGGGAAGACAAAGTCACACAAAAAAGATAAAGGGTAGCTCACCAACACTTCTTTGTGATGAATTCGACTTCAACTTTGAGAGGTGCAGAGCATTACTTGCAAAGGGTGATGAGATCCTTGTTGCAACATCAGATG GTAAATGCAGGTTAAGATCAGTCTCAGCTATCTTGAACAAGGATGACAAAGTTATCTTGAAAATCAAAAAGATAAATATGCTAATGGCCCTCACCACTGCAACAGAAT GTATTATAAATGAGTTGCACACAAACCCTCTTGGAGAACCTACCCAGGATGCAAATGGAGCCTATTGCATTGAGATGACGACAAGTCAAGGGAAGATTGATCTCAAGATCAATGACTATGTGTGCTACAAGAAATGGATTACAACCATTAATCATATGCTGATGCTATCAATAACATTCAGCAGAAAAGGACATGTGCCCCTTCCATAA